A segment of the Parasynechococcus marenigrum WH 8102 genome:
GCCAACAGGAACTGGCCGAACTGAAGAATCGGGTCCAGGCGCCAGCCCTGAAAGAACAGGATGCCTCCGCACAGCAGACCGATGGCCGCAAAGAAAACGTCGTAATCCCGCGCCAAGGCCGGCTTAAACGAGCGCATGAAGTACAGCATCGCCCCACCAACGGCCAGCACGATGCCGACGATGCTGGCCCAATTCAGACTGGCGTTAACCAATGAAGCGCCTCCTCAAGACGTTCAGTTTACGAGGGGCGCCAGGGTTGGATCAGAGCTTGCGGTCGAGGCGGTCGGTCTGACTGATCAGGATCAGGCCAATGGTGGCGGGGACCACAACGATCAAACCTCCCCAAACGAGGCTGCTCAGGAAGTTGGAGAGGGAGGGGGTCATGGCGTCGGTGCCGTCGGGTTCAAAGCCGAAGCGATCCTAGGGATTAGGACCCGCTTTCTACGATGCCGGTCCCAATGCTTTGAGCTTTGTGACGCCCTCGCTGCTTCAGGTGCTTCCCGTCGTTCATCTGGCCCTGGGGTTGCTGCTTGCGGCGCT
Coding sequences within it:
- the psbX gene encoding photosystem II reaction center X protein is translated as MTPSLSNFLSSLVWGGLIVVVPATIGLILISQTDRLDRKL